From Halomicrobium salinisoli, the proteins below share one genomic window:
- a CDS encoding antitoxin VapB family protein yields the protein MTSNNWTSISVYAPVRERVEEVREGQSYNELFREMCEQYDPGEADHDYQYEPSEEEKEERNWETISIYQSTYDEIVKLKQDDETFNDLFIKMVRQYQGAKSTA from the coding sequence ATGACGAGCAACAACTGGACCTCAATTTCTGTGTATGCTCCTGTTCGGGAGCGGGTCGAAGAAGTACGAGAAGGGCAGTCATACAACGAGTTGTTTCGAGAGATGTGTGAACAGTACGACCCTGGTGAAGCAGACCACGATTACCAGTACGAACCAAGTGAGGAAGAGAAAGAAGAACGAAATTGGGAGACTATTTCGATTTATCAGTCAACGTATGATGAGATAGTCAAGTTGAAGCAAGACGATGAGACTTTCAACGACCTCTTCATCAAGATGGTTCGTCAATACCAAGGGGCGAAATCTACTGCTTGA
- the infB gene encoding translation initiation factor IF-2: protein MAETDTDADGEPDPGALRTPIAAVLGHVDHGKTSLLDEIRGSAVAAGESGAITQHIGSTHVPLEVISKMAGDLVDPDDFDLPGLLFIDTPGHHSFSTLRSRGGALADIAILVVDVNDGFQPQTFEAIDILKRTQTPFIVAANKIDTVPGWNPNEGSPVQVTMDDQSERVQSDLNEALYEIIGELSDNGFSADMYWRVQDFQNNIGVVPVSAETGEGIPDLLTVLMGLSQRYLKEEMAIDVGGPGVGTVLEVTEARGFGTTVDAVVYDGTIREDDQLVVGGLDGPITTDVRALLKPQPLAEIRTEKQFERVDEVAAADGVKIAAPDLDDAMAGAPIRVVRDRDVGEVIAEVEAELAEFEVSTEEEGIVIKADTLGSLEALAGTLEENEIPVMRAEVGDVAPRDIRVAETAGEPINRAILAFGVGVHDDARRLAEQEDVNVFEHEVIYQLIEDYEDHVEAIETAQQDQILENITRPARFQILKDHTFRQNDPAVVGVEIGGGRLQRNSRVVKFEGGEPQRVGQLKSMQDEGEDVDEATTGERVAVSIDGPTVGRDIEEGDELWTELPEKHAKILEQELTEDITADEREVLQQYLEKQRNRDPFWGK from the coding sequence ATGGCCGAAACCGACACAGACGCCGACGGGGAGCCCGACCCGGGAGCGCTGCGAACGCCGATCGCGGCGGTCCTCGGACACGTTGACCACGGGAAGACCAGCCTGCTGGACGAGATCCGCGGCTCCGCCGTCGCGGCCGGCGAGTCCGGCGCCATCACCCAGCACATCGGGTCGACGCACGTCCCGCTCGAGGTCATCTCGAAGATGGCGGGCGACCTCGTCGACCCCGACGACTTCGACCTGCCGGGGCTGCTCTTTATCGACACGCCCGGCCACCACTCGTTCTCGACGCTGCGGTCCCGCGGCGGGGCGCTGGCCGACATCGCCATCCTCGTCGTCGACGTCAACGACGGCTTCCAGCCCCAGACCTTCGAGGCCATCGACATCCTCAAGCGGACCCAGACGCCCTTCATCGTCGCCGCGAACAAGATCGACACCGTGCCGGGCTGGAACCCCAACGAGGGCTCGCCGGTCCAGGTCACGATGGACGACCAGTCCGAGCGCGTCCAGTCCGATCTCAACGAGGCCCTGTACGAGATCATCGGCGAGCTCTCGGACAACGGCTTCTCCGCGGACATGTACTGGCGCGTCCAGGACTTCCAGAACAACATCGGCGTCGTCCCCGTCTCCGCCGAGACCGGCGAGGGCATCCCGGACCTGCTGACCGTGCTGATGGGCCTCTCCCAGCGCTACCTCAAGGAGGAGATGGCCATCGACGTCGGCGGTCCCGGCGTCGGGACGGTGCTCGAGGTCACCGAGGCCCGCGGCTTCGGGACGACCGTCGACGCCGTCGTCTACGACGGCACGATCAGGGAGGACGACCAGCTCGTCGTCGGCGGGCTCGACGGCCCGATCACGACCGACGTGCGCGCCCTGCTGAAGCCCCAGCCGCTGGCCGAGATCCGCACCGAGAAGCAGTTCGAGCGCGTCGACGAGGTCGCGGCCGCCGACGGCGTCAAGATCGCCGCGCCGGACCTCGACGACGCCATGGCCGGCGCGCCGATCCGCGTCGTGCGGGACCGCGACGTCGGCGAGGTCATCGCCGAGGTCGAGGCCGAACTCGCCGAGTTCGAGGTCTCCACCGAGGAGGAGGGGATCGTCATCAAGGCCGACACGCTGGGGTCGCTGGAGGCGCTCGCGGGCACGCTCGAGGAGAACGAGATCCCCGTCATGCGCGCCGAGGTCGGCGACGTCGCGCCGCGGGACATCCGCGTCGCCGAGACCGCCGGCGAGCCGATCAACCGCGCCATCCTCGCGTTCGGCGTCGGCGTCCACGACGACGCCCGGCGACTGGCCGAGCAGGAGGACGTCAACGTCTTCGAGCACGAGGTCATCTACCAGCTCATCGAGGACTACGAGGACCACGTCGAGGCCATCGAGACGGCCCAGCAGGACCAGATCCTCGAGAACATCACCCGACCCGCCCGCTTCCAGATCCTCAAAGACCACACGTTCCGCCAGAACGACCCCGCCGTCGTCGGCGTCGAGATCGGCGGCGGTCGCCTCCAGCGCAACTCCCGCGTCGTGAAGTTCGAGGGCGGCGAGCCCCAGCGCGTCGGCCAGCTCAAGTCAATGCAGGACGAGGGCGAGGACGTCGACGAGGCCACGACCGGCGAGCGCGTCGCCGTCTCCATCGACGGCCCCACCGTCGGCCGCGACATCGAGGAGGGCGACGAACTGTGGACCGAACTGCCCGAGAAGCACGCCAAGATCCTCGAGCAGGAGCTGACCGAGGACATCACCGCCGACGAGCGGGAGGTGCTCCAGCAGTACCTCGAGAAGCAGCGCAACCGGGACCCCTTCTGGGGGAAGTAA
- the pan2 gene encoding proteasome-activating nucleotidase Pan2: MSRSPSLPERPRLDLDPDMTPDERLAALEEHYVDLVRVNDELEDQLDAARERQGDLTDDVDRIERENEMLKTSSLYIATAEELTDDGVVVKQHGNNQEVLTEVAPSIREDLDAGDRVAINDSFSVKEILEAETDARAQAMEVDGSPDVTYADIGGIEEQIREVREAVEEPLVNAQQFREIGIDPPSGVLLHGPPGTGKTMLAKAVANETDATFIKMAGSELVRKFIGEGARLVRDLFELAAEREPAIIFIDEIDAIAAKRTESKTSGDAEVQRTMMQLLSEMDGFDERGEIRIIAATNRFDMLDRAILRPGRFDRLIEVPNPDREGRERILEIHTRDMNVADAVDLGAMADQTDGFSGAELASLATEAGMFAIRDDRTEVRMEDFENALEKVEDDADDESGTPVAFA, from the coding sequence ATGTCGCGCAGTCCCTCGCTTCCCGAGCGGCCCCGGTTGGACCTGGACCCCGATATGACCCCCGACGAGCGCCTCGCGGCGCTCGAGGAGCACTACGTCGACCTCGTTCGCGTCAACGACGAGCTGGAGGACCAGCTCGACGCCGCCCGCGAGCGACAGGGCGACCTCACCGACGACGTCGACCGCATCGAGCGGGAGAACGAGATGCTCAAGACCTCCTCGCTGTACATCGCCACGGCGGAGGAGCTGACCGACGACGGCGTCGTCGTCAAGCAGCACGGCAACAACCAGGAGGTGCTGACCGAGGTCGCCCCCTCCATCCGCGAGGACCTCGACGCCGGCGACCGCGTCGCGATCAACGACTCCTTCAGCGTCAAGGAGATCCTCGAGGCCGAGACCGACGCCCGCGCGCAGGCGATGGAGGTCGACGGCTCCCCCGACGTCACCTACGCCGACATCGGGGGCATCGAGGAGCAGATCCGCGAGGTCCGCGAGGCCGTCGAGGAGCCGCTGGTCAACGCCCAGCAGTTCCGCGAGATCGGCATCGACCCGCCCTCCGGCGTCCTGCTGCACGGGCCGCCCGGGACGGGCAAGACGATGCTGGCCAAGGCCGTCGCCAACGAGACCGACGCCACCTTCATCAAGATGGCCGGCTCCGAGCTCGTCCGGAAGTTCATCGGCGAGGGCGCCCGCCTGGTGCGGGACCTCTTCGAGCTGGCCGCCGAACGCGAGCCCGCCATCATCTTCATCGACGAGATCGACGCCATCGCCGCCAAGCGGACCGAGTCCAAGACCTCCGGCGACGCCGAGGTCCAGCGGACGATGATGCAGCTGCTCTCGGAGATGGACGGCTTCGACGAGCGCGGCGAGATCCGGATCATCGCCGCCACCAACCGCTTCGACATGCTCGACCGCGCCATCCTGCGCCCCGGCCGGTTCGACCGCCTCATCGAGGTGCCCAACCCCGACCGCGAGGGCCGCGAGCGCATCCTCGAGATCCACACCCGCGACATGAACGTCGCCGACGCGGTCGACCTCGGCGCGATGGCCGACCAGACCGACGGCTTCTCCGGCGCCGAACTGGCCTCGCTGGCCACCGAAGCCGGCATGTTCGCCATCCGCGACGACCGCACCGAGGTCCGCATGGAGGACTTCGAGAACGCCCTCGAGAAGGTCGAGGACGACGCCGACGACGAGAGCGGCACGCCCGTCGCTTTCGCCTGA
- a CDS encoding site-specific DNA-methyltransferase, translating into MEQEQEPTVADIFEDKQSSLSSWTDGDGVESDVQVDTLIGTFKDNTDAPIHRWFRYQAGFSYELVSSFLDLFDIGEGDEVLDPFGGVGTTVVEAKKKGAKGHGVEVHPFISWVAERKTDWDVDIPQLQEEKKEIQNLISQGLKERDYNDYISDDEEPEFLYKVFDNDKLGKLYIIDEILEKYESEYSELYRMALVSSLRDVCKANTVFPYVQPSSTKDSTPDPQATFSEKLSMVIDDLNTTLRETEVVGDSTIHEIDARNIDTIEDESIDAVITSPPYLNNVDYADVTRLELYFLGYASTWGEVTDVVRTDLVNSSTVVLKGVSSDVEPRSELPEEIQEEVSRIQSEILDIRDEKDYSGKRYDVMVAAYFNDMYDVMSSVYDKMKPGTYYVMVLGDSAPYGVHVPTDIYLGKIADHIGFDFKDVYEIRERGDTWESIKGSRRHEVDLRESIVLLKKPE; encoded by the coding sequence ATGGAACAGGAGCAGGAGCCGACGGTTGCGGATATCTTCGAAGACAAACAGTCATCTCTCTCATCGTGGACTGACGGTGATGGCGTTGAGAGCGATGTTCAAGTAGATACGCTCATTGGGACATTCAAAGATAATACGGACGCCCCGATTCACCGTTGGTTCCGATACCAAGCAGGCTTCTCTTACGAACTTGTCTCATCGTTCTTGGACTTGTTCGATATAGGCGAGGGTGATGAAGTCCTTGACCCGTTTGGTGGCGTCGGGACGACCGTCGTAGAAGCAAAAAAGAAAGGTGCGAAAGGCCACGGCGTTGAAGTCCATCCGTTCATCTCGTGGGTAGCCGAGCGGAAGACTGACTGGGATGTAGATATCCCCCAACTGCAGGAGGAGAAGAAAGAAATACAGAACCTCATCAGTCAGGGTCTGAAAGAACGAGACTACAACGATTATATTTCTGATGATGAGGAACCTGAATTTCTCTACAAAGTATTCGATAACGACAAACTTGGAAAGCTTTACATCATCGACGAGATCCTCGAGAAATACGAGAGCGAATATTCGGAACTCTATCGGATGGCGTTAGTTTCCTCTCTCAGAGATGTGTGTAAGGCGAATACGGTCTTCCCGTATGTCCAGCCGAGTTCCACCAAGGATTCTACTCCCGATCCGCAAGCGACATTCTCTGAGAAACTGAGTATGGTCATCGATGACCTCAACACAACCCTCCGAGAGACTGAGGTCGTCGGTGATAGCACGATTCACGAAATCGACGCCCGCAACATTGACACGATAGAAGACGAGTCAATTGACGCCGTTATCACATCGCCACCGTACCTCAACAACGTAGACTACGCCGATGTTACCCGACTCGAGCTCTACTTCCTCGGCTATGCTTCGACTTGGGGAGAGGTCACTGATGTTGTCCGAACCGACCTCGTGAATTCTTCGACAGTCGTCCTCAAAGGCGTCTCATCTGACGTAGAGCCACGTTCAGAACTTCCTGAGGAGATTCAGGAAGAAGTATCTCGCATCCAGAGCGAGATACTCGATATCCGTGATGAGAAGGACTACAGCGGGAAGCGATATGACGTGATGGTTGCGGCGTACTTTAACGATATGTATGATGTGATGAGTAGCGTCTACGACAAGATGAAGCCAGGGACATACTACGTGATGGTGCTTGGTGATTCTGCACCTTACGGAGTTCACGTCCCGACTGATATCTATCTCGGGAAGATTGCTGACCACATCGGTTTCGACTTCAAAGACGTGTATGAAATTCGCGAACGAGGTGACACATGGGAAAGCATCAAAGGGTCTCGACGCCACGAAGTAGATCTTCGAGAGAGTATCGTTCTCCTCAAAAAACCCGAATAG
- the pepF gene encoding oligoendopeptidase F, with product MSSVPERSEIDEEYKWDLESLYADDEAWEADYEAAEELIEDLAAYEGRATEDAATLLATLETYEELMRTVANVSAYARMRKDEDTTRDEYQALTARTESLSADASSAGSFLEPELQGLEWEDVEAMMDAEPALEEYEHFFDDVLRMKEHTRSAEVEELMAELSEVTGAPGEVYNMLANADMAFPTVEDPDGEEQPITLNNFTTLQKEPDREFRRRVYEAFYDEWETVRNAVGAAYKNSVKTDVKTARARNYDTAREAALDGPNVPVEVYDTLVDTVRENLDALHRHAELKRESVTDRADDGDDELRMWDLYMPLVREESPDVEYDQAREYVVDAVAPLGEDYQSRVAEGLDSRWVDVYETRNKQSGAYSGGTYDSQPYILLNYQDDVSSMYTLAHELGHSLHSEYTSEEQPYVYSGYEIFVAEVASTVNETLLTHHLLETVEDEVLRRHVLNEYLERFRSTLFRQTMFAEFEHRTHRMVEEGDPLTPDRLDDLYAGLKGDYYAPAELDDRIAREWMRIPHFYRAFYVYQYATGISAAVALVDGILDEGEPAARSYREFLRSGSRKYPLELLRDAGVDMSSADPIETATGAYRDYLDEFEQLS from the coding sequence ATGAGTTCGGTGCCCGAGCGCTCGGAGATCGACGAGGAGTACAAGTGGGACCTGGAGTCCCTCTACGCCGACGACGAGGCGTGGGAGGCCGACTACGAGGCCGCCGAGGAGCTGATCGAGGACCTGGCCGCCTACGAGGGCCGCGCCACCGAGGACGCCGCGACGCTGCTGGCGACCCTGGAGACCTACGAGGAGCTGATGCGGACGGTCGCGAACGTCTCCGCCTACGCCCGGATGCGGAAGGACGAGGACACGACCCGGGACGAGTACCAGGCGCTGACGGCGCGGACGGAGTCGCTCTCCGCGGACGCCTCCAGCGCGGGGAGCTTCCTCGAGCCCGAACTCCAGGGGCTGGAGTGGGAGGACGTCGAGGCGATGATGGACGCGGAGCCGGCCCTCGAGGAGTACGAGCACTTCTTCGACGACGTGCTCCGGATGAAAGAGCACACCCGCTCTGCGGAGGTCGAGGAGCTGATGGCCGAACTGAGCGAGGTCACGGGCGCGCCCGGCGAGGTGTACAACATGCTCGCCAACGCGGACATGGCGTTCCCCACAGTGGAGGACCCCGACGGCGAGGAGCAGCCGATCACGCTCAACAACTTCACGACGCTCCAGAAGGAGCCCGACCGCGAGTTCCGCCGGCGGGTATACGAGGCGTTCTACGACGAGTGGGAGACCGTCCGCAACGCCGTCGGCGCGGCCTACAAGAACAGCGTGAAGACCGACGTCAAGACCGCGCGGGCGCGCAACTACGACACCGCCCGCGAGGCGGCGCTGGACGGCCCGAACGTCCCCGTCGAGGTGTACGACACGCTCGTCGACACCGTCCGGGAGAACCTCGACGCCCTGCACCGCCACGCCGAACTGAAGCGGGAGTCGGTCACCGATCGGGCCGACGACGGCGACGACGAACTGCGGATGTGGGACCTCTACATGCCGCTCGTCCGGGAGGAGTCGCCCGACGTCGAGTACGATCAGGCGCGCGAGTACGTCGTCGACGCCGTCGCGCCGCTGGGCGAAGACTACCAGTCCCGCGTCGCGGAGGGCCTCGACTCGCGGTGGGTCGACGTCTACGAGACGCGGAACAAGCAATCGGGCGCCTACTCCGGCGGGACCTACGACTCCCAGCCGTACATCCTGCTGAACTACCAGGACGACGTCTCCTCGATGTACACGCTGGCCCACGAGCTGGGCCACTCGCTGCACTCGGAGTACACCAGCGAGGAGCAGCCCTACGTCTACTCCGGCTACGAGATCTTCGTCGCCGAGGTGGCGTCGACGGTCAACGAGACCCTCCTCACGCACCACCTCCTGGAGACCGTCGAGGACGAGGTCCTCCGCCGGCACGTCCTCAACGAGTACCTGGAGCGGTTCCGCTCGACGCTGTTCCGCCAGACCATGTTCGCCGAGTTCGAGCACCGCACACACCGGATGGTCGAGGAGGGCGACCCGCTCACGCCCGACCGCCTGGACGACCTCTACGCGGGGCTGAAGGGCGACTACTACGCGCCCGCCGAACTCGACGACCGGATCGCCCGCGAGTGGATGCGCATCCCGCACTTCTACCGGGCCTTCTACGTCTACCAGTACGCGACGGGCATCTCCGCGGCCGTCGCGCTCGTCGACGGCATCCTGGACGAGGGCGAGCCCGCGGCGCGCAGCTACCGCGAGTTCCTCCGCAGCGGATCGCGCAAGTACCCGCTCGAACTGCTGCGCGACGCCGGGGTCGACATGTCCTCGGCGGACCCGATCGAGACCGCGACCGGCGCGTACCGCGACTACCTCGACGAGTTCGAACAGCTCTCCTGA
- a CDS encoding DUF5811 family protein, with amino-acid sequence MYGNTSFGPEDEPVTLTPEQRKALRHDLTTVASGLREVLPGEFAIGSEITDAASGPQATIAVQPPVGSVVSANYTPEGEEEVGISDEERTDLVQGLAASAALQVKQAMGEGAVPAAQ; translated from the coding sequence ATGTACGGAAACACGTCGTTCGGGCCGGAAGACGAGCCAGTCACGCTGACGCCCGAACAGCGCAAGGCGCTGCGGCACGACCTCACGACGGTCGCGAGCGGCCTGCGCGAGGTGCTGCCCGGCGAGTTCGCCATCGGGTCCGAGATCACCGACGCGGCCTCGGGTCCGCAGGCGACCATCGCCGTCCAGCCGCCGGTGGGGTCAGTGGTGAGTGCGAACTACACGCCCGAGGGCGAGGAGGAAGTGGGGATCTCCGACGAGGAGCGCACCGACCTGGTGCAGGGACTCGCCGCCTCCGCCGCTCTACAGGTGAAACAGGCGATGGGCGAGGGCGCGGTGCCCGCGGCGCAGTAG
- a CDS encoding pyruvoyl-dependent arginine decarboxylase gives MSVIRIAWGTDTGPTELAAFDAALAAAGIHNYNLVTLSSVIPEGPPIETVGTAPDLGPVGEELHVVESSATAAPGERAAAGVGWARSESGRGIFYEVDGEDPEDVREEVERGLAHGKTLREWEFVDEDVIVRSVAPDEEYAAAVVCAVYGESRPAL, from the coding sequence GTGAGCGTTATTCGGATCGCGTGGGGAACGGACACTGGTCCCACGGAGCTGGCCGCGTTCGACGCAGCGCTGGCAGCGGCGGGGATCCACAACTACAACCTCGTGACGCTGTCGTCGGTCATCCCCGAGGGACCGCCCATCGAGACGGTCGGGACCGCGCCCGACCTCGGACCCGTGGGGGAGGAGCTACACGTCGTCGAGTCCTCGGCGACGGCGGCGCCCGGCGAGCGCGCGGCGGCGGGGGTCGGCTGGGCGCGCAGCGAGTCCGGCCGCGGCATCTTCTACGAGGTCGACGGCGAGGACCCCGAGGACGTCCGCGAGGAGGTCGAGCGGGGGCTGGCCCACGGCAAGACGCTGCGCGAGTGGGAGTTCGTCGACGAGGACGTGATCGTCCGGTCAGTCGCGCCCGACGAGGAGTACGCCGCCGCCGTCGTCTGTGCCGTCTACGGCGAGAGCCGCCCGGCGCTGTGA
- the truA gene encoding tRNA pseudouridine(38-40) synthase TruA yields MDAYRIAYDGRAYRGFQRQPDVPTVEDAILDALAALGVGDERVPAGYAAAGRTDAGVSARAQTVAFEAPEWLSPAAFNAELPADVRAWARADAPEGYHATHDAVAREYVYHLHAPDADPERARTAVDALAGERDFHNLTPDDEGTVRDLSASLAVDGDYLELTFRAGGFARQLVRRLVSLIGAVATGEADRDRVERALAPEPLPGHEGIPPAPAYPLVLADVAYPSLAFVVDEDAAESARDVFGERRAEWRTRARVAGEVLDGL; encoded by the coding sequence ATGGACGCCTACCGGATCGCCTACGACGGCCGGGCGTATCGGGGGTTCCAGCGCCAGCCCGACGTCCCCACCGTCGAGGACGCGATTCTGGACGCCCTGGCGGCCCTGGGCGTCGGCGACGAGCGGGTGCCTGCGGGGTACGCCGCGGCGGGCCGGACCGACGCCGGCGTCTCCGCGCGCGCCCAGACGGTCGCCTTCGAGGCGCCGGAGTGGCTCTCGCCGGCCGCGTTCAACGCCGAGCTCCCGGCCGACGTCCGCGCCTGGGCGCGGGCGGACGCGCCGGAGGGCTACCACGCGACCCACGACGCCGTCGCCCGCGAGTACGTCTACCACCTGCACGCGCCCGACGCCGACCCGGAGCGGGCCCGCACGGCCGTCGACGCGCTGGCCGGCGAGCGCGACTTCCACAATCTGACGCCCGACGACGAGGGGACGGTGCGGGACCTCTCGGCGTCGCTGGCCGTCGACGGGGATTACCTCGAACTGACCTTCCGGGCGGGCGGGTTCGCCCGGCAACTGGTCCGACGGCTCGTCTCGCTGATCGGTGCCGTGGCGACCGGCGAGGCGGACCGCGACCGCGTCGAGCGCGCGCTCGCGCCGGAGCCGCTGCCGGGCCACGAGGGCATTCCGCCCGCACCGGCGTACCCGCTCGTTCTGGCGGACGTGGCGTACCCGTCGCTGGCGTTCGTCGTCGACGAGGACGCCGCCGAGAGCGCGCGGGACGTCTTCGGCGAGCGCCGGGCGGAGTGGCGGACGCGGGCGCGGGTGGCCGGCGAGGTGCTGGACGGGCTGTAG
- a CDS encoding GNAT family N-acetyltransferase, with amino-acid sequence MTTDAAAADRFPRPPLSFVDAADRAVEVEALDDPGGEADALVDMYADFAAADRAQGLPPRTEPRIRDWIERLLDEGRNVVARHGDRTVGHAALLPYEDTSELVIFVHPDYQEAGIGSRLIRALLGHGQETGIAHVWLSVQQDNHVARSLYRSVGFETVESHEIEYEMELDLLPAEE; translated from the coding sequence ATGACAACCGACGCCGCCGCGGCGGACCGCTTCCCCCGGCCGCCCCTCTCCTTCGTCGACGCGGCGGACCGGGCCGTCGAGGTCGAGGCGCTCGACGACCCCGGCGGGGAAGCCGACGCGCTGGTCGACATGTACGCCGACTTCGCCGCCGCCGACCGCGCCCAGGGGCTCCCGCCGCGGACGGAGCCGCGGATCCGCGACTGGATCGAGCGGCTGCTCGACGAGGGGCGCAACGTCGTCGCCCGCCACGGGGACCGGACGGTCGGCCACGCCGCCCTGCTGCCCTACGAGGACACCTCCGAACTCGTCATCTTCGTCCACCCCGACTACCAGGAGGCCGGCATCGGCTCGCGGCTCATCCGCGCGCTGCTGGGCCACGGCCAGGAGACCGGCATCGCCCACGTCTGGCTCTCCGTCCAGCAAGACAACCACGTCGCACGCAGCCTCTATCGGTCGGTCGGCTTCGAGACGGTCGAGAGCCACGAGATCGAGTACGAGATGGAGCTGGACCTGCTGCCCGCGGAGGAGTAG
- the hisS gene encoding histidine--tRNA ligase, which yields MYDRIKGFRDFYPEEMQARRWVTDRLESVAGRYGFREIGTPALEQTQMYVDKSGEEIVEELYSFEDKGGRDVALTPELTPTVARMVVAKQQELSKPIKWYSTRPFWRYEQVQQGRFREFYQTNVDVFGSSEPDADAEVLAVAADMLTELGLTGDDFDFRVSHRDILSGLLDSFDADVDVREAVRAVDKRAKVDREEYFELLTAAGLSVDQAEEFDEMLQVDTDELDTLAEWSGSEQVGDAVENLEAVLSAAEDFGAREYCTVSLTTARGLDYYTGVVFECFDSTGEVSRSVFGGGRYDDLIEGFGGQPTPAVGFAPGHATLGLLCQRAGVWPEEALSTDYYVLQVGDTRSVAARIVGDLRSRGHVVETDVADRSFGAQMGYADSINAETVIIVGEQDLENDEVTVKDMESGDQTTAPVDDVPGDRERPTFDDFA from the coding sequence ATGTACGACCGCATCAAGGGCTTTCGCGACTTCTATCCCGAGGAGATGCAGGCCCGGCGGTGGGTGACCGACCGGCTGGAGTCGGTGGCCGGCCGCTACGGCTTCCGGGAGATCGGGACGCCCGCCCTCGAGCAGACCCAGATGTACGTCGACAAGTCCGGCGAGGAGATCGTCGAGGAGCTGTACAGCTTCGAGGACAAGGGCGGCCGCGACGTCGCCCTGACTCCGGAGCTGACGCCGACGGTCGCCCGGATGGTCGTCGCGAAGCAGCAGGAGCTGTCCAAGCCGATCAAGTGGTACTCGACGCGGCCGTTCTGGCGCTACGAGCAGGTCCAGCAGGGCCGGTTCCGCGAGTTCTACCAGACCAACGTCGACGTCTTCGGGTCGTCGGAGCCGGACGCCGACGCGGAGGTCCTGGCGGTCGCCGCGGACATGCTCACCGAACTGGGGCTGACGGGCGACGACTTCGACTTCCGCGTCTCGCACCGCGACATCCTCTCCGGGCTGCTGGACTCGTTCGACGCCGACGTCGACGTCAGGGAGGCCGTCCGCGCCGTCGACAAGCGGGCGAAGGTCGACCGCGAGGAGTACTTCGAGCTGCTGACGGCGGCGGGCCTCTCCGTCGACCAGGCCGAGGAGTTCGACGAGATGCTCCAGGTCGACACCGACGAGCTGGACACCCTCGCGGAGTGGTCGGGCTCCGAGCAGGTCGGCGACGCCGTCGAGAACCTCGAAGCGGTGCTTTCCGCCGCGGAGGACTTCGGCGCCCGCGAGTACTGCACCGTCTCGCTGACCACCGCCCGCGGGCTCGATTACTACACCGGTGTCGTCTTCGAGTGCTTCGACTCGACCGGCGAGGTGTCCCGCTCGGTGTTCGGCGGCGGCCGCTACGACGACCTCATCGAGGGCTTCGGCGGCCAGCCGACACCCGCCGTCGGGTTCGCACCGGGCCACGCCACGCTGGGCCTGCTCTGCCAGCGCGCCGGCGTCTGGCCCGAGGAGGCGCTGTCGACCGACTACTACGTCCTGCAGGTCGGCGACACCCGATCGGTCGCCGCCCGCATCGTGGGGGACCTGCGCTCCCGCGGGCACGTCGTCGAGACGGACGTCGCAGACCGGAGCTTCGGCGCGCAGATGGGCTACGCCGACTCGATCAACGCCGAGACGGTGATCATCGTCGGCGAGCAGGACCTCGAGAACGACGAGGTCACCGTCAAGGACATGGAATCGGGCGACCAGACGACGGCGCCGGTCGACGACGTCCCCGGCGACCGCGAGCGACCGACCTTCGACGACTTCGCCTGA